One part of the Sardina pilchardus chromosome 5, fSarPil1.1, whole genome shotgun sequence genome encodes these proteins:
- the LOC134079714 gene encoding protocadherin gamma-C5-like, which translates to MARSLHVRGWSWRTLWILSFVFLWNNVQAQIRYTIPEELKEGSVVGNIAKDLGLDVSDITNRKLRIASESGNQYFTVDLTKGELVVNERIDREKLCGQSDVCVLPLQVVVENPLQLHGVEIDIRDINDNTPEFHAKEIILKIAESTTPGKRFPLEKASDPDVGSNSLQSYILSKNDYFRLNVKTLKDGIKLPELIVEKALDRETESSHQLVLTALDGGSPARTGTMLLQINVQDVNDNDPKFESATYKASVQENVEIGHLVTKLKATDLDEGPNSEIEYSFPAHTTDTVKQTFTINPETGEISVIAALDYEVCKSYTFDVIAKDKGAPELEGHSAVQIDILDENDNAPEIILTSLPSPVTENASIGTVVALINVKDLDSGDNGKVELSVSPGFPFTLKPSLDKHYSLVTDSPLDREVTPEYKVEIIASDSGNPSLKSSKMIKVEVLDVNDNPPLFSQSSYNVFLRENNPAGSSLFSITATDKDQGNNAKLIYSIADSKFNDIPASSYFYINAENGTVYSMNSFDYEKLKLFKIAIQATDQGSPSLRNNATVNVFILDQNDNVPSVIYPSTVMGSVSHQRMPRSAKMGHLVTKVTAVDADSGHNAWISYRLAEATDSSLFAVNLYTGEVRTKRSVSEQDDASQRLLIEIKDNGEPVQSTTVTVDILIEDGLHEPISDFRQKATEKDKKNSKLTFYLILSLASVSVLSLLTFFILLIKCARSTRGGDSCCIRRDSDGYKNPNRNLQIQLNTDGPIKYVEVLGGDMMSQSQSFGSYLSPMSEFSDLTFVKPSSTLDFKDTLRGLDASLPDSAWTFECQQRMPRSAKMGHLVTKVTAVDADSGHNAWISYRLAEATDSSLFAVNLYTGEVRTKRSVSEQDDASQRLLIEIKDNGEPVQSTTVTVDILIEDGLHEPISDFRQKATEKDKKNSKITFYLILSLASVSVLSLLTFFILLIKCARSTRSGDSCCIRRDSDGYKNPNRNLQIQLNTDGPIKYVEVLGGDMMSQSQSFGSYLSPMSEFSDLTFVKPSSTLDFKDTLRGLDASLPDSAWTFECQQLV; encoded by the exons ATGGCGCGTTCTTTGCACGTTCGCGGGTGGAGTTGGCGCACGCTGTGGATTTTATCTTTTGTGTTCTTGTGGAATAATGTTCAAGCCCAAATCCGTTACACCATTCCAGAGGAATTAAAGGAAGGATCTGTTGTGGGAAATATTGCAAAGGATCTCGGTTTGGATGTGTCTGACATTACAAACCGCAAATTGCGGATAGCTTCTGAATCTGGTAATCAGTATTTCACTGTGGACTTGACAAAGGGTGAGTTGGTGGTGAATGagagaatagacagagagaagttgTGCGGGCAAAGTGACGTTTGTGTTTTGCCCTTGCAAGTCGTTGTCGAAAACCCACTTCAGCTGCATGGTGTGGAAATAGACATTCGCGATATTAATGACAACACCCCAGAATTTCATGCGAAGGAAATCATACTAAAAATCGCTGAATCTACCACCCCAGGGAAAAGGTTCCCTTTAGAGAAAGCAAGTGACCCAGATGTTGGTAGTAATAGTCTGCAGTCTTACATATTAAGTAAGAATGACTATTttcgtttaaatgtaaaaactCTGAAAGACGGAATAAAGCTTCCTGAACTGATTGTGGAGAAAGCTCTGGATAGAGAGACTGAATCATCACATCAACTTGTGTTGACAGCTTTGGATGGAGGTAGTCCTGCAAGAACCGGAACAATGTTGTTACAGATAAACGTTCAAGATGTTAACGACAATGACCCTAAGTTTGAATCGGCAACGTACAAGGCATCTGTGCAGGAAAACGTTGAAATTGGGCATTTGGTCACCAAATTAAAAGCCACGGACTTAGATGAAGGTCCAAATAGCGAAATAGAATACTCGTTCCCCGCACACACAACCGACACAGTTAAGCAGACATTTACAATTAACCCAGAAACGGGTGAAATATCAGTGATAGCTGCTTTAGATTATGAAGTTTGTAAGTCGTATACTTTCGATGTTATAGCGAAAGACAAAGGAGCTCCAGAACTAGAAGGCCATTCCGCTGTTCAGATCGATATTCTCGATGAAAACGATAACGCACCAGAAATAATATTAACATCTCTACCCAGTCCCGTGACAGAAAATGCCAGCATTGGCACTGTTGTAGCATTAATTAATGTTAAAGATTTGGATTCTGGTGACAATGGTAAAGTTGAACTGAGCGTATCTCCTGGTTTTCCGTTTACCTTGAAACCGTCCCTGGATAAGCACTATTCGTTGGTAACTGATTCACCATTGGATCGCGAAGTAACACCAGAGTACAAAGTCGAAATCATAGCATCAGACTCTGGAAACCCCTCGTTGAAAAGTAGTAAAATGATCAAAGTTGAAGTGTTGGATGTCAATGACAATCCACCGTTATTTTCACAATCTTCTTACAACGTGTTTCTACGAGAAAATAATCCTGCAGGGTCATCATTGTTTTCTATAACTGCAACAGATAAAGACCAAGGAAATAACGCAAAGTTAATTTATTCAATTGCAGACTCAAAATTCAATGATATCCCAGCTTCATCATATTTTTATATCAATGCGGAAAATGGAACAGTGTATAGTATGAACTCATTTGACTATGAAAAACTAAAATTATTCAAAATCGCAATCCAAGCTACAGATCAGGGTTCGCCGTCTCTTCGCAATAACGCTACcgttaatgtttttattttggatCAAAACGACAATGTCCCTTCTGTCATATATCCCTCCACAGTCATGGGCTCTGTGTCCCATCAGAGGATGCCCCGCTCTGCTAAAATGGGGCACCTCGTCACCAAGGTAACAGCTGTGGATGCTGACTCGGGCCACAACGCATGGATTTCCTATAGACTCGCGGAAGCTACAGACTCGTCTCTGTTCGCTGTGAATCTTTACACTGGAGAGGTGAGGACTAAACGCTCTGTTTCAGAGCAGGATGACGCCTCTCAGAGACTGCTGATAGAGATCAAGGACAATGGAGAGCCAGTCCAGTCCACCACAGTAACAGTGGACATACTGATAGAGGACGGACTACACGAACCCATCTCAGACTTCAGACAGAAAGCcacagaaaaagacaagaaaaacaGTAAACTCACTTTCTATCTGATCCTGTCGTTAGCCTCGGTGTCTGTGTTGTCGTTGTTGACGTTTTTCATCCTGCTAATTAAATGTGCCAGGAGCACTAGAGGCGGTGATAGCTGTTGCATTAGAAGAGATTCTGATGGATACAAGAATCCCAACAGAAACCTACAGATCCAGCTCAACACTGACGGGCCTATTAAGTATGTGGAGGTTCTGGGAGGAGACATGATGTCTCAGAGTCAGTCTTTTGGGTCCTACCTGTCTCCAATGTCGGAGTTCAGTGACTTAACTTTCGTCAAACCCAGCAGCACACTTGACTTTAAGGATACATTACGTGGTCTCGATGCATCATTGCCAGACAGTGCATGGACGTTTGAATGTCAACAG AGGATGCCCCGTTCTGCTAAAATGGGGCACCTCGTTACCAAGGTAACAGCTGTGGATGCTGACTCGGGCCACAACGCCTGGATTTCCTATAGACTCGCGGAAGCTACAGACTCGTCTCTGTTCGCTGTGAATCTTTACACTGGAGAGGTGAGGACTAAACGCTCTGTTTCAGAGCAGGATGACGCCTCTCAGAGACTGCTGATAGAGATCAAGGACAATGGAGAGCCAGTCCAGTCCACCACAGTCACAGTGGACATACTGATAGAGGACGGACTACACGAACCCATCTCAGACTTCAGACAGAAAGCcacagaaaaagacaagaaaaacaGTAAAATCACTTTTTATCTGATCCTTTCATTAGCCTCGGTGTCTGTTTTGTCGTTGTTGACGTTTTTTATCTTGCTAATTAAATGCGCCAGGAGCACTAGAAGCGGTGATAGCTGCTGCATTAGAAGAGATTCTGATGGATACAAGAATCCCAACAGAAACCTACAGATCCAGCTCAACACTGACGGGCCTATTAAGTATGTGGAGGTTCTGGGAGGAGACATGATGTCTCAGAGCCAGTCGTTTGGGTCGTATTTGTCTCCAATGTCGGAGTTTAGTGACTTAACTTTCGTCAAGCCCAGCAGCACACTTGACTTTAAGGATACATTACGTGGGCTTGATGCGTCATTACCAGACAGTGCATGGACGTTCGAGTGTCAACAG CTCGTGTAG